In the Anaerolineae bacterium genome, TCAAGCGCCCCATCGAGGCTCTGGTTGAGAGCAATTTGCTCTCAACCCAAACCCTGACGCTGAATCTGGGTAACACCCCGACCCGCCTAGTCGTCCTGCGTTTGAGTCAGGATGGGAAGGATTTATGCCGATTATGGGATTATCCGAATGTAGAGAGCGATTGGGAACGGTTGATTCGCTCACATGAGGCGGAGCGTCAAGAAGGGCATACGCTGGCGGTCTTACTGTTTGCTGCCCATGCCCGCATGAGGGGGTGGCGGACGACCGTCTTGCCCGATGTCGAGGGGACGCCTGCCCGCCCTGATGTCTATATCGAGAACGGTGAGGCGAAGTGGTATGTCGAAGTCGAAGTGGGGGATCGTGATCATGACGGCAACGCCAAATGGCGCAATTTGGCGGAGTTGCAAGACGGGAGAGTTGCCTTGTGCGCTCGGACGATTGAGGAGCGCAAGGTTTTGGTAGGAGATTGTCAGCAGTGGCACGGAGTAGCCACCGACCTAGAGAGCATGATTGGTATCAAGCTCAAACATATTCGACCTGGAGATGAGTTGTGGGTATATAAATGGTAATCTTCCTGCTCTATCTCTATGCGAAAGTGCGCAGACGTGAACAGGCGTCTTGTAGGTGCAAGTCCTACCTGTGCAATTGACCCGTAAGACAGGCTACCAGCCTGTCAGAACGGCGGGTATGCGACCTCCACCCCTCTCTCTGCACGGCGGTCACCTTCAGCTGCTCCCACCATGTGCGATTGAGGGTGTCCGCCGTGTGGCGGTTACAAAACCGTGAGAGAGGAGTGTGTAATATGGTCGCATTGGGTCTTTTGGCAATTGTCTTGATATGGGGGGGGTGGGTGTTGCACTATGCCATCACCCAATACCCCATGGATGAACGGCTAAAAGCGGTCACCCGCCGTTAGGGTCAAAAAAGGAGGAGCTTGTCAGCTCCCCCTTTTTTTATCTTTTTTTTCTTGATAAAAGTTGTGCGGGGAAAGAATAGTACCGGTTATCCTACGCAATACAATAAGTATTGTGTTGCATAAATAGCCCAAATTAGCCATACAAAAAGCCTGCGGCAGGCTATTATCCCTTAAAAAATACGCAACACAATATGTGGTAGGTTGAGACGCCTAGCAATATACCCAGATAACCAGGATAGTTGCGCTCACGCTTGATAATGCGCCATAGCCCCCACATTCCACCTGCGCCTATCCATGCCCAAGCATATAGGGTGGGGTTAAGTAACCCCAACACCATCAATCCCTTCGTATCTCCCCCAGCAATCAGCCCAGATAGCCAAAATACCAGCGTCAGAACGAATACCCCAAGCGCGGTCGCATTGGGATGAAACAATCGCCAAATGAATGCAACCGCCAGAACAGGCAAGGTCAACCAGTTTGGCACTTCCCGCCTGCGTAGGTCGTAAAACGCTCCCAAGCTCAACCACACTTCAATCGCAACCATTAGCAAAGAGGGGCTCTCTGAGTGGCAATCCTAACCGCTCCCAAAACAGGTTGAGTGCGGGGCCTGGGTCGAGCTTTTGATTAATTCGATAATGCCCTACGATGTGTTCGGAATCAACAGGGATACTCCACCGCCTGGCAATGTCGCACACCAGGTCTTTCAGCACGATGAGTTGAATTTCCGAGAAATCTTCCCAGTACCGCCTGCCGAAGGACGCCAGGTAATCTTCATATACCAAGATCCCCGTTTCGGCTGGATCAACATATCCCCAGTTGACCAGCTCGATGCCGATGGTTCGTAGTTCGGGGTATCCATCATCGCCGCACAGATCATACGGACAGGTTGGTAAACAAGAATTTCCCGCACAAGTGACATGCACCGCCCCTACTTCTTCAGGGATGAGCTGATACACCGTCCCGTCCCGGTCAATTAGGTAATGAGCGGATGTGCCGTCCAGCTTACGAAACCACGACAAAGAGGCTGCCAGTGACCCGCTGGTGTAGTGGATTATTACCCCTTGGGGTTGGTTTGTCCCGTAGCGCACATAATTGCAGGAAGCAGCCACATCCGCCGCTGAGTAGTCGGGCAGGAAGGATACCTGTCCGACTACGACTTCGTGCATCCGTTCCTCCATAATGCCATTGGCAGCCGTGCATTGCTGCTGATAATGCTGGGCGTCTTCTTGATTGGGAGACCAGCCTGGTGCTTCGGGCGTTATCACAATTTCAAGATTAGGGGTCGCTGTTGGGCTGGATAATTCAGGTGTTGGGGAGTTCATCGCCGTTGCTGTCAAGGTAGCAGTCGGTAAACTGACCTCCGCCCGGCCGTTCAGGGTGCTGCGCACGGCAATCCCTAATAAGAGCAGGATGACGCTAGCTGCCAGACTGAGTCTCAACAGGTATTCAGTATTTCCGCTCCCAATCCTCCTAATGGGAATATTACGCTTTCCAGTTTGATTCAATGTGTAGTAGCTCAATGGGGGAAGTTCGGGTTCTGGTTTGACCCCTAGAAAAAGCCGTTTCAGAGCAATCAAGATAACTTGTAACATCATTCTCACCACACCAACGGAATCAATCGCCATTTGACCTTTGCTTTATAG is a window encoding:
- a CDS encoding N-acetylmuramoyl-L-alanine amidase codes for the protein MLQVILIALKRLFLGVKPEPELPPLSYYTLNQTGKRNIPIRRIGSGNTEYLLRLSLAASVILLLLGIAVRSTLNGRAEVSLPTATLTATAMNSPTPELSSPTATPNLEIVITPEAPGWSPNQEDAQHYQQQCTAANGIMEERMHEVVVGQVSFLPDYSAADVAASCNYVRYGTNQPQGVIIHYTSGSLAASLSWFRKLDGTSAHYLIDRDGTVYQLIPEEVGAVHVTCAGNSCLPTCPYDLCGDDGYPELRTIGIELVNWGYVDPAETGILVYEDYLASFGRRYWEDFSEIQLIVLKDLVCDIARRWSIPVDSEHIVGHYRINQKLDPGPALNLFWERLGLPLREPLFANGCD